A part of Paenibacillus sp. 481 genomic DNA contains:
- a CDS encoding deoxycytidylate deaminase: MTSTATVTTATSRKDWDTYFMDIAYMVSTRSRCSRRHVGAVLVQGKKLLGTAYNGAPMGVSDCSEAGCMIAEQYELVIVNGVEQMVKKQRCIRTIHAEQNLLLFTDRIDREGASVYVTDQPCWTCANMLANSGVVEIVFHRPYLKDTDKVTAMMGQKGVIFRQLEHYQPPRETEICDLNA, encoded by the coding sequence ATGACATCGACAGCGACAGTGACGACAGCAACATCGCGTAAAGATTGGGACACCTATTTCATGGACATCGCTTATATGGTTTCCACACGGTCACGCTGCTCCAGACGGCATGTAGGCGCCGTGCTTGTACAAGGCAAAAAGCTGCTTGGCACCGCATATAACGGTGCGCCGATGGGTGTATCTGATTGCAGCGAGGCAGGCTGCATGATTGCGGAACAATACGAGCTCGTTATCGTTAACGGAGTGGAGCAAATGGTCAAGAAGCAGCGCTGCATTCGAACGATTCATGCCGAGCAGAATTTGCTGCTATTCACGGATCGGATCGACCGTGAGGGAGCGTCGGTGTATGTCACCGATCAGCCTTGCTGGACGTGTGCTAATATGTTGGCCAATAGCGGTGTCGTTGAAATTGTGTTTCACCGTCCTTATTTGAAAGATACCGATAAGGTTACCGCGATGATGGGGCAAAAAGGTGTCATTTTTCGCCAGTTAGAACATTATCAACCGCCACGTGAAACAGAAATTTGTGATTTGAATGCATAA
- the rpsT gene encoding 30S ribosomal protein S20, with product MPNIKSAVKRVKTGEKRRMLNASQKSALRTAVKSADVALTNNEVETAKAAVALASKKLDKAVTKGLIHKNAAARKKSRLATKLNALSAQA from the coding sequence ATGCCAAACATTAAATCCGCTGTAAAACGCGTGAAAACAGGCGAAAAACGTCGCATGTTGAACGCTTCCCAAAAATCCGCACTTCGCACAGCTGTTAAATCAGCTGACGTCGCTTTGACGAACAACGAAGTTGAAACAGCTAAAGCAGCTGTTGCTTTGGCTTCTAAGAAGCTTGACAAAGCTGTGACTAAGGGCTTGATCCACAAGAATGCGGCTGCCCGCAAAAAGTCCCGCTTAGCAACAAAATTGAACGCTCTTTCCGCGCAAGCGTAA
- the gpr gene encoding GPR endopeptidase, translating to MTVDLRAFSVRTDLALEAREIAQPDLNVAIPGVVEEIEDRQGIKVTRIHVQTEEGSRALGRLQGRYVTLEVPGLRRKDSTLQDRVATKFAQEFATFLTEIGVTKEHKVLIVGLGNWKVTPDALGPTVVENVLVTRHYFELSPEQVSPGYRQVSAVAPGVLGITGIESSEIVQGIVDRTKPDLIIAIDSLASKALERVNTTIQIADIGIHPGSGIGNKRRGLTKDILGIPCIAIGVPTVCYASTIVNNAIEMMKEHFSTQTNNTRDILGMLDDIHEQERLMLVKEVLEPLGHDLIVTPKEVDEFMEDMGNIIASGLNAALHEAVDNSNVAAYTH from the coding sequence ATGACTGTAGATTTACGTGCCTTTTCGGTGCGAACAGATCTGGCGTTAGAAGCAAGAGAAATCGCGCAGCCGGACCTAAATGTAGCTATTCCCGGTGTCGTAGAAGAGATAGAGGATCGGCAAGGAATTAAAGTCACGCGTATTCATGTGCAGACGGAGGAAGGGTCAAGAGCGCTCGGACGCTTGCAAGGACGATATGTGACGTTAGAGGTGCCTGGGTTGCGGCGTAAAGATTCAACGCTTCAGGATCGAGTGGCGACCAAGTTTGCGCAGGAGTTTGCGACATTCTTGACGGAAATAGGTGTGACGAAGGAGCATAAGGTGCTTATCGTCGGCTTGGGCAACTGGAAAGTGACCCCCGATGCACTTGGGCCAACAGTCGTGGAAAATGTACTGGTCACACGACACTATTTTGAGTTGTCACCGGAGCAAGTGAGCCCAGGTTATCGTCAGGTGAGTGCGGTGGCCCCAGGTGTACTTGGGATAACGGGTATTGAATCCAGTGAAATTGTACAAGGGATCGTCGACCGAACGAAGCCTGATCTCATTATCGCCATTGATTCTTTAGCTTCTAAAGCGCTCGAACGGGTGAATACAACAATTCAAATTGCAGATATTGGCATTCACCCCGGTTCAGGGATCGGTAACAAACGGCGTGGCCTAACGAAAGACATTCTCGGTATTCCGTGTATTGCGATTGGTGTGCCGACGGTGTGTTACGCTTCGACGATCGTGAATAACGCAATTGAGATGATGAAGGAACATTTTAGTACGCAAACGAACAACACGCGCGATATTTTAGGCATGCTAGACGATATTCACGAGCAGGAACGGCTCATGCTCGTAAAGGAAGTGTTGGAGCCGCTCGGGCACGATTTGATTGTAACGCCGAAGGAAGTTGATGAATTCATGGAGGACATGGGCAACATTATTGCCAGTGGTTTGAACGCAGCGCTGCATGAGGCCGTGGATAATAGCAACGTGGCAGCGTATACGCACTGA
- a CDS encoding ComEC/Rec2 family competence protein produces the protein MMQRRPLVMVACCWVIGIHLGASLSSFAALVASFALAALLPICVLMSWCNAKRALLYGAALLLAAGSFVVYDRMNTSIWAMTTEEIDRSYNGIWSGTIISPVERDGDRVQFRLRVGAWKLLDEGNSKKKQRNIKGGEDGVVEHIAEIENSDEIENSEETVLVNVRLSKQAELSTAGQWRRGNKVSIAGQLERPQPAWNFGAFDYRNYLRTQHIFWILKVKGASSVQVLDAQGGSYVQLTLAQMDTFRAYLSGTLARLFAEPHSGYLQGLILGLQNDLDPETYRHFSQLGLTHVLAISGMHVAVFVGTLLVIFRLFRLSRETSLIIIMWLIPLYVLLTGAAASIVRAGIMSVVALYGLRRGWLRDGLHLLAGALLVMLWWEPYYAMDVGFQLSFAVTAGLILGVPRMQRLLPHNWPLWLTSSVSVTVVAQVVSLPLTVFYFHQVSQLSVLANFVLVPFISLVVLPLGTIALMIGLVYEPVAKPFVWIVQWMNDVTFATVQKLAHIEGATVIWPQTSAAWIAGYFGTVALLTHFLLQWRERTQLARLPTDRDETQPLPDFEQLNFVPRRGTVMAVCGSVLLLLGVLWWGYRGQTAAYGSVSVLDVGQGDSILVRTAAGRHLLIDGGGTVSFRKPGEQWRERKDPFEIGRKQLVPLLKQRGVRELDAVILTHGDADHAGGLRAVMQSLPTRKFIMNGTWKSSPLMNELYEIAINRDIPIVKWQAGDMWAIDDTAHIEVLYPAISINAGQTGTPRTSESSPSSEHSPVIVPVAEQNEASLVLRLTLSEAKFNNEASFLLTGDIGASGERDIVQEQQQLGRSEQRRQIDVLKVAHHGSRTSTTAEWLEYWSPRFGVISAGRQNIYGHPHPLVMSALRNHQVSVLRTDRYGEVEFRLTSRGLEVRTRRGSDVKQ, from the coding sequence ATGATGCAGCGACGGCCACTCGTTATGGTGGCATGCTGTTGGGTGATTGGAATTCATTTAGGAGCCTCATTATCATCGTTTGCGGCACTTGTAGCGTCATTTGCACTTGCTGCTCTGTTGCCAATATGCGTGCTGATGAGTTGGTGTAATGCTAAGCGAGCTTTGCTTTATGGTGCTGCTTTGTTGCTAGCTGCTGGATCATTTGTCGTGTACGATCGCATGAATACGAGTATATGGGCCATGACGACGGAAGAAATAGATCGGTCATATAACGGGATTTGGAGCGGCACGATTATTTCTCCTGTTGAAAGAGATGGTGATCGTGTTCAGTTTCGGTTGCGCGTCGGTGCGTGGAAGTTGCTAGATGAGGGTAATAGTAAAAAGAAGCAGCGCAATATAAAGGGTGGAGAAGACGGAGTAGTTGAACACATCGCAGAAATCGAAAATAGTGATGAAATTGAAAATAGCGAAGAAACGGTGCTTGTGAACGTGCGTTTGAGTAAACAAGCGGAACTTTCAACGGCTGGTCAATGGCGACGAGGCAACAAAGTGAGCATTGCAGGTCAGTTAGAGCGTCCACAGCCAGCTTGGAATTTCGGTGCTTTTGACTATCGGAACTATTTGCGGACGCAGCATATATTTTGGATCCTCAAAGTAAAAGGGGCGTCCAGCGTCCAAGTGCTTGATGCGCAAGGAGGCTCGTACGTTCAGCTTACGTTAGCTCAAATGGATACATTTCGCGCATATTTGTCAGGTACATTGGCGCGTTTGTTTGCTGAGCCACATAGTGGGTATTTGCAAGGGCTTATTTTAGGCTTGCAAAATGACCTGGACCCAGAGACGTATCGCCATTTTTCACAGCTTGGTCTGACACATGTACTGGCGATTTCAGGTATGCATGTCGCTGTATTTGTAGGCACCTTACTCGTTATTTTCCGTCTGTTCCGCCTATCTCGCGAGACGTCTCTGATCATCATTATGTGGCTCATTCCACTGTATGTGCTGCTTACAGGTGCAGCAGCGTCTATTGTGCGGGCAGGCATCATGTCGGTTGTTGCTCTGTATGGATTACGACGCGGTTGGCTGCGTGATGGCTTACATCTGTTGGCTGGAGCTTTACTCGTGATGCTGTGGTGGGAGCCGTACTATGCAATGGATGTAGGGTTTCAGCTTTCTTTTGCTGTTACAGCTGGGCTCATTCTCGGTGTCCCACGGATGCAGCGCTTGCTACCGCATAATTGGCCACTCTGGCTCACTTCTTCGGTGTCTGTTACTGTAGTCGCGCAAGTAGTTTCACTACCACTCACGGTGTTTTATTTTCACCAAGTCTCACAACTTTCTGTGCTCGCTAATTTTGTGTTAGTCCCGTTTATTAGCTTGGTCGTGCTTCCATTGGGCACGATTGCGCTGATGATTGGCTTGGTTTACGAGCCAGTTGCTAAGCCGTTCGTATGGATTGTGCAATGGATGAACGATGTGACGTTCGCTACTGTACAGAAGCTTGCCCATATAGAAGGTGCGACTGTTATATGGCCGCAAACATCTGCTGCTTGGATTGCCGGTTACTTTGGCACGGTTGCCTTGCTGACTCATTTCCTCTTACAATGGCGCGAGCGTACTCAGTTAGCACGCTTACCTACTGATCGTGATGAAACGCAGCCATTGCCGGATTTTGAACAGTTGAACTTTGTCCCTAGACGTGGAACTGTAATGGCTGTTTGTGGTTCCGTTCTGTTGCTGTTGGGGGTGCTATGGTGGGGATATCGTGGTCAAACAGCAGCATACGGGAGCGTAAGTGTATTGGACGTAGGGCAGGGCGACAGTATTCTCGTACGTACAGCAGCCGGTCGGCATCTCCTTATTGATGGCGGAGGTACGGTATCTTTTCGAAAGCCAGGTGAACAATGGCGCGAACGGAAAGATCCGTTCGAAATCGGGCGAAAGCAGCTTGTCCCGTTACTTAAGCAGCGTGGGGTTCGGGAGTTGGATGCCGTTATTTTGACGCATGGTGATGCTGACCATGCTGGCGGTTTACGTGCTGTGATGCAGTCGCTGCCCACGCGCAAGTTCATCATGAATGGGACATGGAAATCTTCACCGCTCATGAATGAATTGTATGAGATTGCAATAAACCGTGACATTCCTATCGTCAAATGGCAGGCGGGGGACATGTGGGCTATCGACGACACGGCCCACATCGAGGTGTTGTACCCTGCAATTAGCATCAATGCGGGGCAAACGGGTACACCAAGAACGAGCGAATCGTCGCCGTCGAGCGAGCACAGCCCGGTTATCGTACCCGTTGCTGAGCAAAATGAAGCGTCACTCGTGCTGCGTCTGACATTGTCCGAAGCAAAGTTCAACAACGAAGCGTCGTTCCTATTAACGGGAGATATTGGCGCGAGTGGTGAACGCGACATCGTGCAAGAACAGCAGCAACTTGGTCGATCCGAACAACGTCGACAGATCGACGTGCTGAAAGTAGCACACCATGGCAGCCGCACGTCTACCACGGCAGAGTGGCTTGAATATTGGTCGCCGCGATTCGGCGTCATATCAGCCGGACGTCAAAACATCTACGGCCACCCTCATCCACTCGTGATGTCTGCGCTGCGTAATCATCAGGTGTCTGTGTTGCGTACCGATCGGTATGGCGAAGTTGAATTTCGCTTAACCTCACGCGGATTAGAAGTAAGAACGAGGCGCGGAAGTGATGTGAAACAATAA
- a CDS encoding RNA polymerase sigma factor, producing MAEAELIRAAQSGDRDALITLLRDIEQHVYRTAYYLLNNEQDALDASQEALIRIYTKIQSYEEKAQFKTWVQRIVTNICIDKFRRNRPVVSIEEHNLDFFGDQNVEREVMSAYAAQDIRNAIDRLPEHHRAVVVLRYLQDFSYNEIAESLNLPLNTVKSYLFRARQQLQTTLQDYEKGGVRG from the coding sequence GTGGCAGAGGCAGAACTAATTCGGGCTGCTCAATCCGGCGATCGCGACGCTTTAATTACTCTTTTGCGGGATATTGAACAACATGTGTATCGTACCGCATATTATTTGTTAAATAATGAGCAGGATGCACTGGACGCGTCTCAAGAAGCTTTAATCCGGATTTATACGAAAATTCAGTCATATGAAGAAAAAGCGCAGTTTAAGACATGGGTTCAGCGAATCGTGACGAACATTTGTATTGATAAATTTCGTCGCAATCGTCCTGTCGTCTCGATTGAAGAACACAATCTAGATTTTTTTGGTGATCAAAACGTAGAGAGAGAAGTTATGTCCGCATATGCGGCTCAAGATATTCGGAACGCCATCGACCGCCTACCTGAACATCATAGAGCCGTTGTTGTTTTACGGTATTTGCAGGACTTTTCGTATAATGAAATTGCAGAGAGCTTGAATTTACCCTTGAACACGGTGAAGTCTTACTTATTCCGCGCGCGACAACAGCTTCAGACAACGCTACAAGATTATGAGAAAGGTGGTGTGCGAGGATGA
- the holA gene encoding DNA polymerase III subunit delta — protein sequence MDLKTCVKEIQRGNPRSIYVLYGTEKYRLQEFVQFIIQHTVSEEHRDLALSKYDTAETPIETVIEEAETPPFLVERKCIIVKDQTIFASGREGKIEHQTNRLLTYMEQPLETSIIIFVIQADKLDERKKTVKLAKSVGAVLSFLPLSAEELVEWVVKQVEKQGCSITQAGVEALLNSAGTHLQSLSAEINKLCLFTGAGGTIEIETIERLIAKTTEQNVFQLVEDIVRRRADRALAVLHELLKQKEEPIKIMALIVRQLRIMLQVKELTGQSFTQQQAASQLGLHPYAVKVAAEQARQYEPQVLARWLATAAELDYEMKSGRVDKTLGLELFIMRIAAGIMKEARR from the coding sequence GTGGATTTAAAGACTTGCGTCAAAGAAATTCAACGCGGAAATCCGCGCTCGATATACGTACTATACGGCACGGAAAAATACAGACTGCAAGAATTTGTGCAGTTCATCATTCAGCATACGGTATCCGAAGAGCATCGCGATCTCGCGCTATCGAAATACGATACCGCTGAGACGCCAATCGAAACGGTTATCGAAGAAGCGGAGACGCCACCTTTTTTAGTGGAGCGCAAATGTATTATCGTCAAAGATCAGACGATATTTGCCTCTGGACGGGAAGGGAAAATAGAGCACCAGACGAATCGTTTGCTCACGTATATGGAGCAGCCGCTGGAGACGAGTATCATCATATTTGTTATCCAAGCGGACAAGCTTGATGAGCGTAAGAAGACGGTTAAGCTAGCGAAATCGGTAGGGGCTGTCCTGTCGTTTTTACCACTTAGTGCAGAAGAATTGGTCGAGTGGGTCGTGAAGCAAGTAGAGAAGCAAGGATGCTCGATTACACAAGCTGGAGTAGAGGCGCTGCTCAATAGTGCGGGCACTCATTTGCAGTCGTTATCGGCTGAAATTAATAAGCTATGCCTGTTCACAGGCGCGGGTGGAACGATTGAAATCGAGACGATCGAACGGCTTATTGCCAAGACGACTGAGCAAAATGTGTTTCAACTGGTCGAGGACATTGTGCGTCGACGTGCAGACCGTGCGCTTGCTGTGCTGCATGAGTTGCTGAAGCAAAAAGAGGAGCCCATTAAGATTATGGCGCTTATCGTACGTCAGCTGCGCATTATGCTGCAAGTGAAGGAGTTGACGGGACAGAGCTTTACCCAGCAGCAGGCAGCCTCACAGCTTGGTCTGCATCCGTATGCGGTTAAGGTTGCGGCTGAGCAGGCACGTCAATACGAGCCTCAAGTGCTTGCGCGTTGGCTGGCAACAGCAGCCGAGCTTGATTATGAGATGAAGTCAGGGCGTGTGGACAAGACGCTAGGCTTGGAGTTGTTCATTATGCGAATTGCTGCTGGCATTATGAAAGAAGCCCGAAGATAG
- the comER gene encoding late competence protein ComER → MKVGFIGTGSMGSTLIEALIRSGALEPRQIIASNRTSDKVEQLAAIHPGLIVSRSNAETAQHSQIVFLCVKPLEFKHVIDEIKTVVHPDLIVVSITSPVLIKHLESRLNCKVAKIIPSITNYVWSGASLCMYGKKIKTEDRLLLEQLMMSISSPQQVSEQFTRISSDLSSCGPAFVAFFLQKWVQAAVSETGIDEKEAARLACEMVLGTGKLLTEGGLTLEQLQQRVAVPGGITAEALRLLDRELAGVFHQLIQVTHAKYEEDLQKVHAQFNDE, encoded by the coding sequence GTGAAAGTCGGGTTTATAGGTACGGGTAGCATGGGTTCAACGCTCATCGAAGCGCTTATTCGATCAGGAGCATTAGAACCAAGGCAAATCATTGCCAGCAACCGCACAAGCGATAAGGTGGAGCAACTCGCAGCCATTCATCCTGGCCTTATCGTCTCGCGCAGCAATGCAGAAACCGCACAACATAGCCAGATTGTGTTTCTTTGCGTAAAGCCATTAGAATTCAAACACGTGATTGATGAAATAAAAACCGTTGTTCATCCGGATCTAATTGTTGTTTCGATTACAAGCCCTGTGCTCATTAAACATTTGGAAAGTCGCTTAAACTGTAAGGTTGCCAAAATTATTCCGAGCATCACGAACTATGTTTGGAGCGGTGCATCCCTATGTATGTACGGCAAAAAAATTAAAACAGAGGATAGATTGCTACTAGAACAATTGATGATGTCCATCAGTAGCCCTCAACAAGTATCCGAGCAATTTACACGTATATCGTCTGATTTATCAAGCTGTGGTCCGGCATTTGTAGCGTTTTTTTTACAAAAATGGGTTCAAGCAGCAGTTAGTGAGACTGGTATTGATGAAAAAGAGGCCGCGCGGCTCGCGTGTGAAATGGTGTTAGGAACAGGCAAGCTGTTAACCGAAGGAGGTTTGACGCTTGAGCAATTGCAGCAGCGCGTAGCGGTCCCCGGCGGCATAACCGCCGAGGCGCTTCGCTTGCTGGACAGAGAGCTAGCAGGTGTATTTCACCAGCTCATCCAGGTCACTCATGCGAAATATGAGGAGGACTTACAAAAAGTCCACGCTCAATTTAACGATGAATAA
- a CDS encoding ComEA family DNA-binding protein, whose amino-acid sequence MLLFLWLWLGPQMQQAEGDWLLLNEEVEQLLLEDEQQGSKEKQQLDKQKNGQKSATEKGALEQPSVIAGEQQPKVAQEKEETAQIPLTDGAQAGGLQASGAKTSGVQTSDVQIEKNGKLPVAEASDQNDRRININEADEQQLTTLPGIGPSKAKAIIAYRDKHGSFQSVDELDKVKGIGSKMLAKLREHATASCIACKR is encoded by the coding sequence ATGTTGTTATTTTTATGGTTATGGTTAGGCCCACAAATGCAGCAAGCCGAAGGAGATTGGCTCTTGTTGAACGAGGAGGTGGAGCAGCTTCTGTTGGAGGATGAGCAGCAGGGGAGTAAAGAGAAGCAGCAGTTGGACAAACAGAAAAATGGACAAAAATCAGCGACGGAAAAAGGTGCTCTTGAGCAGCCTTCAGTGATCGCGGGTGAGCAACAGCCGAAGGTGGCTCAAGAGAAAGAGGAGACTGCACAAATCCCATTAACAGATGGAGCACAGGCAGGAGGTTTACAGGCATCGGGTGCAAAGACGTCGGGTGTACAGACATCAGATGTACAGATTGAGAAAAATGGCAAGCTGCCTGTGGCCGAAGCTAGTGATCAAAATGACCGCCGAATTAATATTAATGAAGCGGATGAACAGCAATTGACGACACTGCCAGGCATAGGCCCGAGCAAAGCGAAGGCGATTATCGCTTACCGTGATAAACACGGATCTTTTCAATCGGTTGACGAATTGGACAAGGTGAAAGGGATCGGGTCTAAAATGTTGGCCAAGCTGCGTGAACATGCGACAGCGAGTTGTATTGCATGCAAGCGTTAA
- a CDS encoding anti-sigma factor family protein, with product MNCSEVVEMMQRHLDNDLDGTETDLLTEHTQHCPACAEIYERLARLSSELEQLPKVTPRFSIVDSILPALDRLDMEGQSSATAPAVLQHSLIHSETEKVSHIDSSVASKQTDSSRDQQPGQPLPIQRKRWTDRFKWRTVGAVTAAGVMFGLFIVSYKPQVHESADFNELKDRAIQQHNELPATKQVEQQPIHNPHGQQNHGKPEAVPKAGDQPVEEETAQDTGAVDSGKPNPKQPKNDEPVYRQPSSQVEADRKRNDGTTGHTGQQSGHQERTVKVKKTEDKGSIPYVSKIHPETTTNPSKNDKSVVTPPAVKKGQEPDKDGTGRNDASATVQPHKPSIIPDKDVGVQESTDEAAIVPETAKISTFDTKSVQTTSADGKWLVRYDQGKLILFAIKDEQQTEVQSISFSYEPVDWTWSADNAQLTITTSNDAAKAQVFRVSEQGIAIVEEKVEKVQEQEAGVEQEQNDK from the coding sequence ATGAACTGTTCAGAGGTGGTGGAAATGATGCAGCGCCATTTAGACAACGATTTGGATGGAACGGAGACGGACCTTCTGACAGAACATACACAACATTGCCCCGCCTGTGCTGAAATATACGAGCGTCTAGCGCGCTTAAGCAGTGAGTTGGAACAGCTACCTAAAGTAACGCCGCGCTTCAGTATTGTCGATTCCATTTTACCTGCCCTTGATCGGTTGGATATGGAAGGGCAAAGCTCGGCTACGGCACCTGCTGTTTTGCAACATTCATTGATTCATTCAGAAACAGAAAAGGTTAGTCATATAGATTCGTCAGTTGCAAGTAAGCAGACTGATTCAAGTCGTGACCAACAACCGGGACAGCCTCTTCCGATTCAACGTAAACGTTGGACGGATCGCTTCAAATGGCGAACAGTAGGTGCTGTAACGGCTGCGGGCGTTATGTTCGGTTTATTTATTGTTTCATACAAGCCGCAAGTGCATGAAAGTGCAGATTTTAATGAATTAAAGGATCGGGCGATACAGCAGCATAATGAATTGCCCGCAACGAAACAGGTGGAGCAGCAGCCTATTCACAACCCACATGGGCAACAAAATCATGGTAAACCTGAGGCTGTACCTAAAGCGGGTGACCAACCTGTTGAAGAAGAAACGGCCCAAGACACGGGAGCTGTTGATTCGGGTAAACCAAATCCGAAACAACCTAAGAACGATGAGCCTGTATATCGGCAACCATCTAGCCAGGTTGAAGCTGACCGGAAACGAAATGATGGTACTACAGGGCATACAGGGCAGCAGAGCGGACATCAAGAGCGTACAGTGAAAGTGAAGAAGACAGAAGACAAGGGTAGTATTCCTTATGTTAGCAAAATACATCCAGAGACGACAACGAATCCATCCAAGAATGATAAATCGGTTGTAACGCCGCCAGCTGTAAAAAAGGGGCAAGAACCGGATAAAGACGGAACTGGACGAAATGATGCCTCTGCTACGGTTCAGCCGCACAAACCTTCCATCATTCCTGATAAGGATGTGGGTGTTCAAGAAAGCACGGATGAGGCCGCCATTGTTCCAGAAACCGCAAAGATAAGTACTTTTGATACGAAATCCGTGCAAACGACTTCCGCGGATGGGAAATGGCTAGTACGGTACGATCAAGGTAAGCTTATTTTATTCGCTATTAAGGATGAGCAGCAGACAGAAGTTCAATCCATCTCATTTTCATATGAGCCTGTAGATTGGACTTGGTCAGCGGACAATGCACAGCTAACGATCACCACATCGAACGACGCTGCCAAAGCGCAAGTGTTCCGTGTGAGCGAGCAAGGCATTGCTATTGTCGAGGAAAAAGTTGAAAAAGTTCAAGAACAAGAAGCTGGTGTGGAGCAAGAACAGAACGATAAATAA